One genomic window of Puniceibacterium sp. IMCC21224 includes the following:
- a CDS encoding hydantoinase/oxoprolinase family protein translates to MTDATPGFRIGVDIGGTFTDVVMLDPRSGRLANEKVLTTPDDPAEGVLNGVQRILANEQAAPGDVQSIIHGTTLVANALIERKGVRTALVTTQGFRDVLEIGRELRYSIYDLFIDMPEPLVPRVLRFEVDERMRNDGTVLQSPDPDAIRALAAQLRDAKVEAVAIVFLHSFRNDENERVVKEILAQELPGITICTSFEVMPQIGEYERTSTAVANAFVQPIFRNYVQRLVQELGRLKLPQDLYLMLADGGTVRHETAVQFPIRLVQSGPAGGAQAAAVFGRLAQEDNLLCFDMGGTTAKACLIQNGEPLRTDSFEVARVFRFAKGSGLPLQVPVIDMIEIGAGGGSIAQVDKLGLVRVGPESASSKPGPACYGLGGRQPTVTDADLVLGYLDAASFLGGDMALDKAAAEDAIRQTLAEPLGLSVVEAAWGIYETVNESMAQAATIHALESGRKVQDFTVLAIGGAGPVHAANLARRLGVRRVICPLGAGVASAFGFLASPISFEFARAAIEPLTGLDLARIDTMVAELEREGIDLVTSAGIAATDAQTAVSVLMRYSGQGYQVDVAIPRDVIIAGDTAAIQKLFEQRYLTLFGRTEAMAAEIMSWRVVVAGPKPVLEPQAALRPGTARIGQRPVYFGEAGDFIDTPVYDRYCLPPNQRIPGPAVFEERESTIVMPPSARARADQHGNLIIDLDL, encoded by the coding sequence ATGACTGACGCAACACCCGGCTTTCGCATAGGCGTCGATATCGGCGGCACCTTCACCGATGTCGTGATGCTGGACCCGCGCAGCGGGCGGCTGGCCAATGAAAAGGTGCTGACCACGCCCGACGATCCCGCCGAGGGCGTGCTGAACGGAGTGCAACGCATCCTTGCGAACGAGCAGGCGGCCCCCGGCGACGTACAGTCGATCATTCACGGAACCACGCTGGTCGCCAATGCCCTGATCGAACGCAAGGGCGTGCGCACCGCGCTTGTCACAACCCAAGGCTTTCGCGATGTGTTAGAGATCGGGCGCGAGCTGCGCTATTCGATCTATGACCTGTTCATCGACATGCCGGAACCGCTGGTCCCCCGCGTCCTGCGGTTTGAGGTGGATGAGAGGATGCGCAACGATGGCACCGTGCTGCAATCTCCGGACCCGGACGCCATACGCGCGCTGGCCGCCCAACTGCGCGACGCAAAGGTCGAGGCGGTGGCGATCGTCTTCCTCCACTCCTTTCGCAACGACGAAAACGAACGCGTGGTCAAAGAGATCCTGGCGCAGGAACTGCCCGGTATCACCATTTGCACCTCGTTCGAGGTCATGCCGCAGATCGGCGAATACGAACGGACCTCGACCGCCGTCGCCAACGCCTTTGTCCAGCCGATCTTTCGCAATTACGTGCAGCGGCTGGTGCAAGAGCTTGGTCGGCTAAAGCTGCCGCAGGATCTGTACCTGATGCTGGCCGATGGCGGCACCGTGCGACACGAAACCGCCGTGCAATTCCCCATCCGGCTGGTTCAATCCGGTCCTGCGGGTGGCGCGCAGGCGGCGGCGGTCTTTGGTCGTCTGGCCCAAGAAGACAATCTGCTGTGTTTCGACATGGGCGGCACCACCGCCAAGGCGTGTCTGATTCAGAACGGCGAACCCCTGCGCACCGACAGTTTCGAAGTCGCCCGGGTCTTTCGGTTTGCCAAGGGCAGCGGTTTGCCGTTGCAAGTCCCGGTGATCGACATGATCGAGATTGGCGCAGGCGGCGGATCCATCGCGCAGGTCGACAAGCTGGGACTGGTGCGTGTCGGCCCCGAAAGCGCCAGTTCCAAACCCGGCCCGGCCTGCTACGGTCTGGGTGGGCGTCAGCCGACGGTGACCGATGCGGATCTGGTGCTGGGATATCTGGATGCCGCGTCCTTTCTTGGCGGGGACATGGCGCTGGACAAAGCCGCCGCCGAGGACGCGATCCGTCAGACGCTGGCCGAACCGCTGGGTCTGTCCGTGGTCGAGGCGGCCTGGGGCATCTACGAGACAGTCAACGAAAGTATGGCGCAGGCCGCAACGATCCACGCGCTGGAAAGCGGACGCAAGGTGCAGGATTTCACCGTGCTCGCTATAGGGGGCGCCGGCCCGGTTCATGCCGCCAATCTTGCGCGGCGTTTGGGTGTGCGGCGGGTGATCTGCCCGCTGGGGGCCGGCGTGGCGTCGGCGTTTGGGTTCCTGGCCTCGCCGATCTCGTTCGAATTTGCCCGTGCAGCGATCGAACCGCTGACCGGGTTGGATCTGGCCCGGATCGACACGATGGTGGCAGAACTGGAACGCGAAGGCATAGATCTGGTCACGTCTGCTGGAATTGCCGCGACGGATGCGCAAACCGCTGTCAGCGTGCTGATGCGGTATTCCGGTCAAGGGTATCAGGTCGATGTGGCGATCCCGCGTGACGTGATCATCGCGGGCGATACCGCCGCCATCCAGAAGCTGTTCGAACAGCGCTACCTGACCCTCTTTGGTCGGACCGAAGCTATGGCGGCCGAAATCATGTCCTGGCGTGTCGTTGTTGCCGGACCAAAGCCGGTGCTGGAACCGCAGGCGGCACTGCGCCCCGGCACCGCCCGGATTGGGCAGCGCCCGGTCTATTTTGGCGAGGCCGGCGATTTCATCGATACCCCGGTCTATGATCGCTACTGCCTGCCGCCGAACCAAAGAATTCCCGGCCCGGCGGTGTTTGAAGAACGCGAATCAACCATCGTCATGCCCCCGTCTGCCAGAGCACGGGCGGATCAGCACGGCAATCTTATCATCGACCTCGACCTTTAA
- a CDS encoding hydantoinase B/oxoprolinase family protein: MTQLSPVKIGVVWERLNGLMDQVAETCVRTSFSSVVRENYDFAIGLLDARGRQIAQSRRSVPSFIGTMSRTLTAMLDKYPVQTLRDGDVLITNDGWLGTGHLNDITMIKPIFRDGRHLGFVGSIFHTVDIGGAPSPAAKDCFEEGLNIPVAKILLEGEEHDLLVDILTANLREPEETLGDIRSQFSAYHACRDRLFRLLDEEELDDLEAFSDDVLDRSEASLRRAISAIPDGTYTDMLTADGFDHPLDIHCKVTISGSDITVDFAGTAEQIEFPVNSPMTFTTAYSCYAIKCALDPGTPINDGAFRPITVTAPEGTLVNPRRPAPVWGRHLSGHYMPPAIYGALSQIAPDKIIADCGSPLWNVYFKGRREGEDRNFVKMFFMNGGHGARPTQDGPGCLSFPSNVSNQAIEQFENQTPLLIEEKALIPDTGGIGQFRGGNAQRLTFLNIGEAPVTVTIRHERVDNPPRGLLGGGNGSGGLDLVNGKRIAAKSQTRLAKGDRVTFQTPGGGGMGAPDKRDAATIRADIDSGLVTAGRAKQDYGYTS, encoded by the coding sequence ATGACACAACTCAGCCCGGTCAAGATCGGCGTCGTCTGGGAGCGGCTTAACGGATTGATGGATCAGGTTGCGGAAACCTGTGTGCGGACCTCGTTTTCGTCGGTGGTACGCGAAAACTACGACTTTGCCATCGGTCTGCTGGATGCCCGTGGCCGTCAGATCGCGCAGAGCCGCCGGTCGGTACCATCCTTCATCGGCACCATGTCCCGCACCCTGACCGCGATGCTGGACAAATATCCGGTGCAGACCCTGCGCGACGGTGACGTGCTGATCACCAACGATGGCTGGCTTGGCACCGGCCATCTGAACGACATCACGATGATCAAGCCGATCTTTCGCGACGGGCGGCATCTGGGCTTTGTCGGGTCGATCTTTCACACCGTCGATATTGGCGGCGCCCCGTCACCCGCCGCCAAGGACTGCTTTGAAGAAGGGCTGAACATCCCGGTCGCCAAGATCCTGCTGGAGGGTGAGGAACACGATCTGCTGGTCGATATCCTGACCGCGAACCTGCGCGAACCCGAGGAAACCCTAGGCGATATCCGGTCGCAATTTTCGGCCTATCACGCCTGCCGCGACCGCCTGTTCCGCCTGCTGGACGAAGAGGAACTTGACGATCTCGAAGCCTTTTCCGACGACGTGCTAGATCGGTCGGAGGCCAGTCTGCGCCGCGCCATCAGCGCCATTCCCGACGGCACCTATACAGATATGCTGACGGCGGACGGCTTTGATCACCCGCTGGACATCCACTGTAAGGTCACGATTTCCGGCTCGGACATCACTGTCGATTTTGCGGGCACGGCGGAACAGATCGAATTCCCGGTCAATTCGCCGATGACCTTTACCACCGCCTATAGCTGCTACGCGATCAAATGCGCGCTCGACCCCGGCACGCCGATCAACGACGGTGCGTTCCGGCCCATCACCGTGACCGCGCCCGAGGGTACGTTGGTCAACCCGCGTCGCCCGGCGCCGGTCTGGGGGCGACACCTATCGGGCCACTACATGCCCCCCGCGATCTACGGCGCACTGTCGCAGATCGCCCCGGACAAGATCATCGCCGACTGCGGATCGCCGCTGTGGAACGTCTATTTCAAGGGACGGCGCGAAGGCGAGGATCGCAACTTTGTCAAGATGTTCTTCATGAACGGCGGCCACGGCGCACGGCCGACACAGGACGGGCCGGGGTGCCTGTCGTTCCCCTCAAACGTGTCCAATCAAGCAATCGAGCAGTTCGAGAACCAGACACCCCTGCTGATCGAGGAAAAGGCGCTGATCCCCGACACCGGCGGCATTGGCCAGTTTCGCGGCGGCAACGCGCAGCGGCTGACCTTCCTCAACATCGGAGAGGCACCAGTGACCGTCACCATCCGCCACGAACGGGTCGACAACCCGCCGCGCGGATTGCTGGGCGGCGGAAACGGCAGTGGCGGGCTGGATCTGGTCAACGGTAAACGCATCGCCGCGAAAAGCCAGACGCGACTGGCCAAGGGCGACCGCGTGACCTTTCAGACCCCCGGTGGCGGTGGCATGGGCGCGCCCGACAAACGCGACGCGGCGACGATCCGCGCGGACATCGACAGCGGTCTGGTGACAGCAGGTCGTGCAAAACAGGATTACGGATACACCTCATGA
- a CDS encoding aminotransferase class IV: MAGGPVFSIGWQNGAFVPANRVTLPLLAPGVTYAASVFEGVRAYALDGGPGVALFRLGEHLDRLRRSCEVLGLDEIPDPAEMARTMVDLMARNGVTEDTYIRLQVYVDGDGEMTARGPTGVAMLARPRPQLTARLENGVRCQVSSWRRIGDNASPPRVKAAANYLNGRLAGLQARADGYDTALLLTEDGQVAEAPGACVLLVRDGMLVAPPVTAGILESLTRDTVLKQARDLGVTARVIERPVDRTELYAASEVLLVGTGMEVTPVVGIDRFAVGAGVRGPVTQALQTAFFSTVRGAAAAPDGWLTHIPQTKESGT, translated from the coding sequence ATGGCTGGCGGACCCGTCTTTTCCATTGGCTGGCAAAACGGCGCCTTTGTGCCCGCCAATCGCGTCACCCTGCCACTGTTGGCCCCCGGCGTGACCTATGCCGCGTCAGTCTTTGAAGGGGTCCGCGCCTATGCGCTGGATGGCGGCCCCGGCGTCGCGCTGTTCAGGCTGGGCGAACACCTCGACCGGTTGCGCCGCTCGTGTGAGGTGCTGGGCCTGGACGAGATCCCCGACCCGGCTGAAATGGCGCGCACGATGGTGGATCTGATGGCGCGCAATGGCGTGACCGAGGACACCTATATCCGCCTTCAGGTCTATGTCGACGGTGACGGCGAAATGACGGCGCGGGGGCCCACCGGTGTCGCCATGCTGGCCCGCCCACGCCCACAGCTGACCGCGCGACTGGAAAACGGTGTGCGCTGTCAGGTGTCTAGCTGGCGGCGGATCGGCGACAATGCCAGCCCACCGCGCGTCAAGGCGGCCGCCAACTACCTTAACGGTCGTCTGGCCGGGCTGCAGGCCCGCGCCGATGGCTACGACACCGCGCTGCTGCTGACCGAAGATGGTCAGGTCGCCGAGGCCCCCGGCGCCTGCGTCCTGCTGGTGCGTGACGGTATGCTTGTGGCGCCGCCGGTGACGGCTGGCATCCTCGAAAGTCTGACCCGCGATACGGTTCTGAAACAGGCCCGCGATCTGGGTGTGACCGCGCGGGTGATCGAGCGCCCGGTCGATCGAACCGAATTGTACGCCGCCTCCGAAGTGCTGCTTGTCGGTACTGGGATGGAGGTGACGCCGGTTGTCGGAATCGATCGCTTTGCCGTGGGCGCCGGCGTCAGGGGTCCGGTGACGCAGGCGCTCCAGACTGCCTTTTTCTCGACCGTCCGGGGTGCCGCAGCGGCCCCTGACGGCTGGCTTACCCACATTCCCCAAACAAAGGAGTCCGGAACATGA
- a CDS encoding tripartite tricarboxylate transporter permease — translation MDSILAGVQLALTWQSLGAVLVGLLAGQLLGAIPGLTATMAVALLIPYTYYLDPWVGIPMLIGMFKGSLFGSSITAILVKTPGTPAAAATVLDGYPLAQQGKGEKACKMALYSSVFGDSFSDIVLIFGASFLASIALNFGPAEYTLLVTFSLLTMGVVSGAKIWKGVFAMLLGMLLGIVGLDPVTASPRMTMGFLEMEEGIGLIPMLIGFLAVAEVLRQMEYPRKQLATSTVTFSTDPADRRVSWAEFKSCLPVMIKSSTLGTAVGALPGISSTVAAFLAYNEAKRSSKTPERFGKGTLEGIAAPESANNAVSGANLIPLMAFGIPGDIAAALILSALLIQGITPGPVIFRDNPEPIYAIFTALLLANLFNLILGHGLIKVARKVVGVPKRILFPVVLVIAAAGAYAMRGSIFDIQLVFLFGLLGWGLTKMAFPTVPLLIGFILMPILESNLRISMLIAGSVPNPLGYFFARPAFVTLLAVMFLLLVLVLRRVLRDKQAARAAGLGSS, via the coding sequence ATGGACAGCATACTCGCAGGCGTACAACTCGCCTTGACATGGCAGTCGCTGGGGGCGGTCCTGGTGGGGCTGCTTGCCGGGCAATTGCTAGGCGCGATTCCGGGGTTGACGGCCACCATGGCTGTCGCGCTGTTGATCCCCTACACCTATTACCTGGATCCATGGGTCGGCATTCCGATGCTGATCGGGATGTTCAAGGGATCGCTGTTTGGCAGTTCGATCACGGCTATTCTGGTCAAGACTCCAGGCACCCCCGCCGCCGCCGCCACCGTTCTGGACGGTTATCCGCTGGCGCAGCAGGGCAAAGGTGAAAAAGCCTGCAAGATGGCGCTGTACTCTTCGGTCTTTGGCGACAGTTTTTCCGACATCGTGCTGATCTTTGGCGCATCGTTTCTTGCGTCAATCGCGCTGAATTTTGGCCCGGCGGAATACACATTGCTGGTGACGTTCTCGTTGCTGACGATGGGCGTAGTGTCAGGCGCCAAGATCTGGAAAGGCGTGTTTGCGATGCTTTTGGGCATGCTGCTGGGTATTGTCGGGCTGGACCCGGTGACGGCCAGCCCGCGTATGACCATGGGATTTCTCGAGATGGAGGAAGGCATCGGCCTGATCCCCATGCTCATCGGTTTTCTGGCGGTGGCCGAGGTGCTGCGCCAGATGGAGTATCCGCGCAAGCAGCTGGCGACCAGCACGGTCACATTCTCGACCGATCCTGCCGACCGTCGGGTGTCCTGGGCCGAGTTCAAGAGCTGCCTGCCAGTGATGATCAAATCCTCGACGCTTGGCACTGCTGTCGGCGCGCTGCCGGGCATCAGTTCAACCGTTGCCGCCTTTTTGGCCTATAATGAGGCCAAGCGGTCATCGAAAACGCCGGAACGGTTTGGCAAGGGCACACTCGAAGGTATTGCGGCGCCCGAAAGTGCAAATAACGCGGTGTCGGGGGCCAACCTTATTCCGTTGATGGCTTTTGGCATTCCCGGTGACATCGCCGCCGCGCTGATCCTGTCGGCGCTGCTGATCCAAGGTATCACGCCGGGGCCGGTGATTTTTCGCGACAACCCAGAACCGATCTATGCGATCTTTACAGCCCTGCTGCTAGCCAACCTGTTCAACCTGATCCTGGGCCACGGCCTGATCAAGGTGGCGCGCAAGGTGGTGGGCGTGCCCAAACGCATCCTGTTCCCGGTGGTGCTGGTGATCGCCGCCGCAGGGGCCTATGCGATGCGCGGGTCGATCTTTGATATCCAGTTGGTGTTTCTGTTCGGTCTGCTGGGCTGGGGCCTGACCAAGATGGCGTTTCCCACCGTGCCATTGCTGATCGGCTTTATCCTGATGCCGATCCTGGAATCGAACCTACGGATCTCGATGCTGATCGCCGGATCGGTGCCCAATCCGCTGGGCTATTTCTTTGCCCGGCCCGCCTTTGTCACGCTGCTGGCGGTCATGTTTCTGCTGCTGGTTCTCGTCCTGCGGCGGGTTCTACGCGACAAGCAGGCAGCGCGGGCCGCCGGACTGGGGAGCAGCTGA
- a CDS encoding tripartite tricarboxylate transporter TctB family protein, whose protein sequence is MPVHVRLELILIAILLPCVALFAFWYVPLSIDAPQGFGSDSEISPRFAPYLLAALMVAAMVGRLVQLGLAAMSGQLDALPDDLSESGSAEETRRGIMLNFVTTIYGFLLVPLLGFYAASFALVAYLVHRLGERRLIMVALIGAACILFTYLLFDELLSVRLPRGAISSLFKG, encoded by the coding sequence ATGCCCGTCCATGTGCGTCTAGAACTGATTTTGATTGCGATACTGCTGCCCTGCGTGGCGCTGTTCGCCTTTTGGTACGTCCCTTTGTCGATTGACGCGCCTCAGGGGTTCGGGTCCGACAGCGAAATTTCACCGCGCTTTGCACCCTACCTTCTGGCGGCGCTTATGGTTGCGGCCATGGTCGGACGCCTGGTCCAGCTGGGTCTGGCAGCGATGAGCGGGCAATTAGACGCACTGCCGGACGATCTGAGCGAGAGCGGCAGTGCAGAAGAAACGCGGCGCGGCATCATGCTGAATTTCGTGACGACCATCTACGGGTTTCTACTGGTACCGCTGCTTGGCTTTTACGCGGCGAGCTTTGCGTTGGTGGCCTATCTGGTGCACCGCCTGGGCGAACGACGTCTGATCATGGTGGCGCTGATCGGCGCGGCCTGCATCCTCTTCACATATCTCCTCTTTGACGAATTGCTAAGCGTGCGCCTGCCGCGCGGTGCAATTTCGTCCCTTTTCAAAGGTTAG
- a CDS encoding tripartite tricarboxylate transporter substrate binding protein: protein MIKHILKGAAALAVTATVATAQSYPSEQITLIVPYSPGGNGDITSRFIADKASDIMGVNFVVQNREGGGAYIGINSCANAEPDGYTICFISTSPVTVRPHIIEAPYDPITDLSYLGQYMLSKQPVIVRNDGKYDSLADVIAFARENPGQLRWSAAVPRGGPHLATEAVFRAEDVKTTFLPSKGGAVELANLLSGTIDLAVISDYGPALDNGEIKILAETSPGRNPQAPDAPTLGELGYPLELASFFALAAPAGLPDDVIAAWDDTLKQISDSDEFKTLMDRIKAEGAYLNSADFTARVQADYKAMGEATEKYGLAN, encoded by the coding sequence ATGATCAAACATATCCTCAAAGGCGCTGCCGCGCTGGCAGTCACGGCGACAGTCGCCACCGCACAATCCTACCCGTCAGAACAGATCACGCTGATCGTGCCCTATTCGCCGGGCGGCAATGGCGACATCACCTCGCGATTCATCGCTGACAAGGCAAGCGACATCATGGGTGTGAACTTTGTGGTGCAAAACCGCGAAGGCGGCGGCGCTTACATCGGCATCAACAGCTGCGCCAATGCCGAGCCGGACGGCTATACCATCTGCTTTATCTCGACGAGCCCGGTCACCGTACGCCCACATATCATCGAGGCACCGTATGACCCGATCACCGATCTAAGCTATCTGGGCCAGTACATGCTGTCCAAGCAACCGGTGATCGTGCGCAACGACGGCAAATATGACAGCTTGGCAGACGTGATCGCATTTGCCCGCGAAAATCCGGGCCAGTTGCGCTGGTCGGCGGCGGTGCCGCGCGGTGGTCCACACCTGGCGACCGAGGCCGTGTTCCGGGCCGAGGATGTCAAAACCACCTTCCTGCCATCAAAGGGCGGCGCGGTGGAGCTGGCGAACCTGTTGTCCGGCACCATCGACCTTGCCGTCATTTCCGATTACGGTCCCGCGCTGGACAATGGCGAGATCAAGATTCTGGCTGAAACCAGCCCCGGCCGAAACCCACAGGCACCGGATGCGCCTACACTGGGTGAGCTGGGTTATCCGCTTGAGCTGGCCAGCTTTTTCGCACTTGCCGCACCGGCGGGACTGCCTGACGACGTGATCGCCGCCTGGGATGACACGCTCAAGCAGATTTCTGACAGTGACGAGTTCAAGACATTGATGGACCGGATCAAAGCCGAAGGCGCCTATCTGAACTCGGCCGATTTCACCGCGCGGGTGCAGGCTGACTACAAGGCCATGGGTGAAGCGACCGAGAAATACGGCCTCGCCAATTAA
- a CDS encoding putative hydro-lyase, with protein sequence MLDIETDDMRRRLEHGTAADVRLAIRDGRWRGTTHALARGYAQANLAIVPAGAALDFMRFCLRNPKPCPLLDVTDTGDPEFRQIAPGSDVRRDLSGYCVYRDGVLVDETDDISALWRDDLVAFAMGCSLSFDAVLQDNGLRVAHLAQPGGRIAVYTSGIDCVPAGPFRGPMVVSLRPIPQDEVDRVVEVTRRYPSVHGGPVHIGDPAAIGIHDTQAVDWGKPPVIGANDVPVFWGCGVTPQAVAMAAKLPLMITHKTGHMLLTDLKVKALDQ encoded by the coding sequence ATGCTTGACATTGAAACTGACGATATGCGTCGTCGACTTGAGCATGGCACCGCTGCCGATGTGCGTCTTGCGATCCGCGACGGACGCTGGCGCGGCACGACACATGCGCTGGCGCGCGGATACGCGCAGGCCAACCTTGCCATTGTGCCTGCGGGCGCCGCTCTCGACTTTATGCGGTTCTGCCTGCGCAATCCCAAGCCGTGCCCGTTGCTGGATGTGACCGATACCGGCGATCCCGAGTTCCGGCAGATCGCGCCCGGGTCGGACGTGCGTCGCGACTTGTCGGGCTATTGCGTCTACCGTGACGGGGTGCTGGTCGACGAAACTGACGATATCTCGGCGCTCTGGCGGGACGATCTGGTGGCTTTTGCCATGGGGTGTTCGCTGTCCTTTGACGCGGTGCTTCAGGACAATGGTCTGCGTGTGGCGCATCTGGCGCAGCCCGGCGGGCGTATCGCGGTCTATACCTCGGGGATTGATTGCGTGCCCGCTGGCCCGTTCCGCGGCCCTATGGTCGTTTCGCTGCGGCCGATCCCACAAGATGAAGTCGACCGCGTGGTCGAGGTGACGCGGCGCTATCCGTCGGTCCATGGTGGGCCGGTACACATCGGCGATCCCGCTGCCATCGGCATCCATGACACTCAGGCCGTCGACTGGGGCAAACCGCCTGTGATCGGGGCGAATGATGTGCCCGTGTTCTGGGGGTGCGGTGTCACCCCTCAGGCGGTGGCCATGGCAGCAAAGCTGCCGTTGATGATCACACACAAGACAGGTCATATGCTGCTCACCGATCTCAAGGTAAAGGCGCTGGACCAATGA
- a CDS encoding HpcH/HpaI aldolase/citrate lyase family protein, translating to MSASLAEKLAQRPCFGVSCRLTRTTDIAAMLRDCGYDWMFLDLEHGPLSMDQITQTALAGVEAGVTPLVRVADAAPGPIHRVLSNGAMGVIVPHVDDPETAAAIARECRFPPHGHRSVPGILPQLGYAPRSFADAAKILDPITLCAVMIESRTAVEAVDEIASVDGVDILFVGASDLTFQLGKPSAYGDPEMVAAMEKVAAAAQRHGKVCGFGGVADADMTRRYIDFGMNFILAGNDQTMFLQGARARLAALTGKG from the coding sequence ATGAGTGCATCGCTGGCTGAAAAACTTGCGCAGCGTCCGTGCTTTGGCGTCAGCTGCCGTCTGACCCGCACCACGGACATCGCTGCGATGCTGCGCGATTGCGGCTATGATTGGATGTTCCTTGATCTGGAACACGGCCCGCTCAGCATGGATCAGATCACGCAGACCGCCCTTGCCGGGGTAGAGGCCGGGGTCACGCCGCTGGTACGGGTGGCCGATGCTGCGCCGGGGCCGATACATCGGGTGTTGTCCAATGGCGCGATGGGCGTGATTGTCCCGCATGTGGACGATCCCGAAACCGCCGCCGCCATCGCCCGCGAATGTCGTTTTCCGCCCCACGGCCATAGATCGGTGCCCGGCATTCTGCCGCAACTTGGCTATGCGCCGCGCAGTTTTGCCGATGCCGCAAAGATACTTGACCCGATCACACTCTGCGCTGTGATGATCGAAAGCCGCACCGCAGTCGAGGCCGTGGACGAGATCGCCTCGGTTGACGGGGTCGACATCCTGTTTGTCGGCGCGTCGGATCTGACGTTCCAGCTGGGCAAACCCAGCGCGTACGGCGACCCCGAGATGGTCGCGGCGATGGAAAAGGTGGCCGCCGCAGCGCAGCGCCACGGCAAGGTCTGCGGCTTTGGTGGTGTGGCGGATGCCGACATGACGCGGCGCTACATTGATTTCGGGATGAATTTTATTCTGGCCGGCAATGACCAGACCATGTTCCTGCAAGGGGCGCGGGCGCGGCTGGCGGCTTTGACGGGCAAGGGTTAG